The stretch of DNA AACGCTTCGGCGTTTCAGTAGCACGGAGGCCGCAAAGCTTCTCGGTGTCACTGACAGCTACGTCCGGCATATTGCCTCGCAGGAAGAGGCCGTCACATCCGAAAAGACGGCCGCAGGCCGAAGGACGTTCTCGCTTGAAGAAGTGAACACCATCCGGCAGCTTCTCGGACGAACGAAGCCAGCTTATTTGCCTGGCCGCCGCGAAGGCGATCACCTTCAGGTGGTCGCGGTGACCAACTTCAAAGGCGGCTCTGGTAAAACAACGACCGCAACGCATATGGCCCAGTATCTTGCCTTGCGCGGCTATCGCGTATTGGCGGTCGACCTCGATCCTCAAGCCTCCATGTCAGCCATGCTCGGCTTCCAGCCTGAGTTCGATGTGAACGACAATGAGACGCTCTATGGTGCTATCCGCTACGACGCCGAACGGCGCCCTGTAGGGGAGGTGGTCCGGCAAACCTATTTCGCAGGGTTGGATTTGATACCTGGGAACCTGGAGCTTCACGAGTTTGAACATGACACGCCGCGGGCTCTCGCATCTCGGGACTCCGCTGATACCGACATGTTCTTCATGCGTGTCGGCAATGCGCTCATGGATCTACAAGATCGCTATGATGTCGTAGTTATCGACTGCCCCCCGACTC from Ensifer adhaerens encodes:
- the repA gene encoding plasmid partitioning protein RepA, yielding MATKAAIVEKQQKHSRVSIDETIAHDSASLSGQLQILFEKLFSPNAKKTLRRFSSTEAAKLLGVTDSYVRHIASQEEAVTSEKTAAGRRTFSLEEVNTIRQLLGRTKPAYLPGRREGDHLQVVAVTNFKGGSGKTTTATHMAQYLALRGYRVLAVDLDPQASMSAMLGFQPEFDVNDNETLYGAIRYDAERRPVGEVVRQTYFAGLDLIPGNLELHEFEHDTPRALASRDSADTDMFFMRVGNALMDLQDRYDVVVIDCPPTLGFLTLSALCAATSVLITVHPQMLDVASMNQFLSMTSDLLGVVKEAGGDLDYDWMRYLVTRYEPNDGPQAQIVAFLRSLFGERVLTSMMVKSTAVSDAGLSKQTIYEAGRETMHRQTYDRAVEAMDSVNSEVETLIRTSWGRA